From Onychostoma macrolepis isolate SWU-2019 chromosome 05, ASM1243209v1, whole genome shotgun sequence, one genomic window encodes:
- the ap2b1 gene encoding AP-2 complex subunit beta, with protein sequence MTDSKYFTTNKKGEIFELKAELNNEKKEKRKEAVKKVIAAMTVGKDVSSLFPDVVNCMQTDNLELKKLVYLYLMNYAKSQPDMAIMAVNSFVKDCEDPNPLIRALAVRTMGCIRVDKITEYLCEPLRKCLKDEDPYVRKTAAVCVAKLHDINAQMVEDQGFLDSLRDLIADSNPMVVANAVAALSEISESHPNSNLLDLNPQNINKLLTALNECTEWGQIFILDCLSNYNPKDEREAQSICERVTPRLSHANSAVVLSAVKVLMKFLELLPKDSDYYNTLLKKLSPPLVTLLSGEPEVQYVALRNINLIVQKRPEILKQEIKVFFVKYNDPIYVKLEKLDIMIRLASHANIAQVLAELKEYATEVDVDFVRKAVRAIGRCAIKVEQSAERCVSTLLDLIQTKVNYVVQEAIVVIRDIFRKYPNKYESIIATLCENLDSLDEPDARAAMIWIVGEYAERIDNADELLESFLEGFHDESTQVQLTLLTAIVKLFLKKPSETQELVQQVLSLATQDSDNPDLRDRGYIYWRLLSTDPVTAKEVVLSEKPLISEETDLIEPTLLDELICHIGSLASVYHKPPNAFVEGSHGIHRKHLPIQHGSIDTGESPVSTGPAASIDQPQVIPSQGDLLGDLLNLDLGPPVNVPQGSSMQIGAVDLLGGGLDSLLGGDLGGGVGGSPAVGQNFIPSSVPNTFAPSPTPAALSSGLNDLFELSSGMSIATGGYVAPKTAWLPAVKAKGLEISGTFSRRQGHMYMDMSFTNKALQHMTDFAIQFNKNSFGVIPTTPLPVHTPLMPSQSIDISLPLNTIGPVMKMDPLNNLQVAVKNNIDVFYFSTLIPLSVFFVEDGKMERQVFLATWKDIPNENELQYQIKDCHLNADTVSGKLQNNNIYTIAKRNVEGQDMLYQSLKLTNGIWILAELRIQPGNPNYTLSLKCRAPEVSQYVYQMYDAILKN encoded by the exons ATGACTGACTCCAAGTATTTTACCACCAACAAAAAAG GTGAAATCTTTGAGCTGAAGGCCGAGCTGAACAATGAGAAGAAGGAGAAGAGGAAAGAGGCGGTGAAGAAAGTCATTGCAGCCATGACAGTGGGCAAGGATGTCAG TTCCTTGTTTCCAGATGTGGTAAACTGCATGCAGACTGATAACCTGGAGCTGAAGAAACTGGTTTACCTGTACCTTATGAACTATGCCAAGAGTCAACCTGACATGGCCATCATGGCCGTTAACAGCTTTGTCAAG gactgTGAGGATCCAAACCCTCTGATCCGAGCTCTGGCTGTGCGTACAATGGGCTGTATCCGTGTGGACAAGATCACTGAGTACTTGTGCGAGCCTCTGCGAAAGTGTCTGAAGGATGAAGACCCCTATGTGAGGAAGACCGCTGCAGTGTGTGTGGCCAAACTGCATGACATCAACGCCCAGATGGTGGAGGACCAGGGCTTCCTGGATTCTCTCAGGGACCTGATCGCTGATTCCAACCCCATG GTTGTGGCTAATGCAGTTGCTGCCCTGTCTGAGATCAGCGAGTCTCACCCCAACAGCAACCTTCTGGACTTGAATCCTCAAAACATCAATAAGCTCCTGACGGCCCTCAACGAATGCACTGAGTGGGGCCAGATCTTCATCCTGGACTGTCTCTCCAACTACAACCCCAAAGACGAGCGTGAGGCCCAGAG TATCTGTGAGCGTGTGACTCCACGTCTTTCTCATGCTAACTCAGCTGTGGTGCTGTCAGCGGTGAAGGTACTGATGAAGTTTCTGGAGCTCCTGCCCAAAGACTCTGATTACTACAACACTCTTCTGAAGAAGCTCTCTCCTCCCCTCGTGACACTGTTGTCTGGGGAACCCGAGGTCCAATACGTGGCCTTGAGGAACATCAACCTTATTGTGCAGAAACG GCCTGAGATTTTGAAGCAAGAGATCAAAGTGTTCTTTGTCAAGTACAATGACCCCATCTATGTCAAACTGGAGAAACTGGATATCATGATCCGCCTGGCCTCTCATGCCAACATCGCCCAG GTATTGGCTGAACTGAAAGAGTATGCCACTGAAGTGGATGTAGACTTTGTTCGGAAAGCCGTGCGAGCCATTGGCCGTTGTGCTATCAAAGTGGAG CAATCTGCTGAGCGCTGTGTTAGCACTCTGCTGGACCTCATCCAGACGAAGGTCAATTACGTTGTGCAAGAGGCCATTGTGGTCATCAGGGACATCTTCCGCAAATACCCCAACAA GTATGAGAGCATAATTGCCACTCTTTGTGAAAACCTGGACTCTTTGGATGAGCCAGACGCTCGAGCTGCCATGATTTGGATTGTGGGTGAATATGCTGAGCGTATCGACAACGCTGATGAGCTCCTGGAGAGTTTCCTTGAGGGCTTCCATGATGAAAGCACTCag GTCCAGTTGACGCTGCTGACAGCCATAGTGAAGCTGTTCCTGAAGAAGCCTTCAGAAACTCAGGAGCTGGTTCAGCAAGTGCTCAGTCTGGCCACTCAG GACTCTGATAACCCTGACCTGCGTGATCGCGGCTACATCTACTGGCGTCTGCTGTCCACTGACCCTGTGACCGCTAAAGAGGTTGTGCTGTCTGAGAAGCCTTTGATTTCAGAGGAAACAGACCTGATTGAGCCCACCCTGTTGGACGAGCTCATCTGCCACATCGGCTCGCTGGCCTCCGTCTACCACAAACCCCCCAATGCCTTTGTGGAAGGAAGCCACGGTATTCACCGCAAACATCTGCCCATCCAGCACGGCAG TATCGACACCGGGGAGAGTCCGGTCAGTACCGGCCCGGCTGCTTCTATCGATCAACCCCAAGTCATTCCATCTCAGGGTGACCTTCTGGGAGACCTGCTTAATCTGGACCTCGGTCCCCCCGTCAACGTGCCCCAGGGGTCTTCCATGCAGATAGGCGCTGTGGATCTCCTCGGAGGTGGTCTTGACAGTTTG CTCGGGGGAGATCTGGGAGGAGGTGTTGGGGGCAGTCCTGCA GTGGGCCAAAACTTCATCCCGTCATCGGTACCCAACACTTTTGCGCCATCTCCTACACCTGCTGCTCTCAGCAGCGGCCTCAATGACCTATTTGAGTTGTCCTCGGGAATGTCCATTGCTACAGGAGGATATGTGGCACCTAAAACT GCATGGCTGCCAGCAGTCAAAGCAAAAGGACTGGAGATATCTGGAACCTTCTCTCGGCGTCAAGGTCACATGTACATGGACATGTCCTTCACCAATAAAGCCTTGCAGCACATGACTGACTTTGCCATCCAGTTCAACAAGAACAG TTTTGGAGTGATCCCCACCACACCTCTCCCCGTTCACACTCCACTGATGCCCAGCCAGAGCATCGACATCTCCCTCCCTCTCAACACCATCGGCCCTGTGATGAAAATGGACCCACTCAACAACCTACAG GTGGCTGTGAAAAACAATATTGATGTCTTCTACTTCAGCACGCTGATCCCTCTCAGCGTCTTCTTCGTGGAGGACGGCAAAATGG AGCGTCAGGTGTTCTTGGCCACATGGAAGGACATTCCAAATGAGAATGAGCTGCAATACCAGATCAAAGACTGCCACTTAAACGCAG
- the drll.2 gene encoding draculin-like, tandem duplicate 2: MKDPCRTKQHETEEQRDLMEENKKGKKEAKKSVNGSVHTRIRTREKQKHKKAIRQQVRITAEEDKLYTCDQCEKSFTCKEDLKKHMKIHTGEKLHTCDQCGKGFKLKGQLGIHMRIHTEEKLFTCDRCGKSFSQKAHLKEHMRIHTRERPYSCDHCGKSFPRKDSVQRHMTTHTGETSFTCDQCGKSFDVKRSLLSHMKIHSGKKPHVCVQCGESFRCKTGLRQHMTIHTEYRPHTCDQCGKGFTRKEHLQRHMLIHTGEKEYSCDQCAKSFSLKQSLKSHMLVHTGEKPHTCDQCGMGFTSKQGLTVHITIHTGEKPHTCDQCGKSFALKNLLNIHVRIHTGEKPHTCEQCG, translated from the exons ATGAAGGATCCTTGCAGAACAAAACAGCATGAGACTGAAGAACAAAGAG ACCTGATGGAAGAGaacaagaaaggaaaaaaagaagccAAAAAATCTGTCAATGGCTCTGTTCACACGAGAATTCGTACTAGAGAGAAGCAGAAACACAAAAAGGCCATTAGGCAGCAGGTGAGGATCACCGCTGAAGAAGATAAactgtacacatgtgatcagtgtgaaaAGAGTTTCACATGCAAAGAAGACCTGAAGAAACACATgaaaatccacactggagagaagctaCACACGTGTGACCAGTGCGGCAAGGGTTTCAAACTCAAAGGGCAACTTGGGATACACATGAGAATCCACACCGAAGAGAAGCTGTTCACATGTGATcggtgcgggaagagtttctcaCAAAAAGCACACCTTAAGGagcacatgaggatccacaccaGAGAGAGGCCATACTCATGTGATCACTGTGGGAAGAGTTTCCCTCGAAAAGACAGCGTTCAGAGACACATGACGACCCACACCGGAGAGACGTcgttcacatgtgatcaatgtgggaaGAGTTTTGATGTCAAAAGAAGTCTGTTATCACACATGAAAATCCACAGTGGAAAGAAGCCACATGTATGTGTTCAGTGTGGGGAGAGTTTCAGATGCAAAACAGGTCTTAGGCAACACATGACAATCCACACTGAATACAGGCcgcacacatgtgatcaatgcgggAAGGGTTTCACACGAAAAGAACACCTTCAGAGACACATGCttatccacactggagagaaggaGTACTCGTGTGATCAGTGCGCAAAGAGTTTCTCTCTAAAGCAATCCCTGAAGAGCCACATGTtggttcacactggagaaaagccacacacatgtgatcagtgtgggatGGGTTTTACAAGTAAACAAGGCCTTACTGTACACATAActatccacactggagagaaaccgcacacatgtgatcagtgcgggaagagttttgcACTCAAAAACTTGCTAAATATTCACGTGAgaattcacaccggagagaagccgcACACATGTGAGCAATGCGGATGA
- the pex12 gene encoding peroxisome assembly protein 12, with the protein MAERGAHLTTAAPAEDRPSVFEALAQDSLMSAVKPALLHAVKILATSNPARYGVLWRRFDEIYAILDMLLQHHFLSRTSASFSENFYGLKRVGEDSTRAAHMGLRCRQHWRSLLLLALLPYLHNKLEKILARQRDEDDFSIRLPQSFMQKLYRAFLAAYPFVCMAWDGWVFCQQLLYVFGKTRTHSPLLWLAGVKLSYLTANDIHSLDLKPSGPELSPSQSFREKFQHLVSTAVGGVAVSLSTSLSIGVFFLQFLEWWYSSENQSTVKSLTSLPTPPPPLHLHSQETSHTHIKVCPLCRKVRTNDTALATSGYVFCYKCIYVYVKANHRCPLTGYPSGLQHLIKIYAPDG; encoded by the exons ATGGCAGAGCGAGGAGCACATTTAACAACAGCGGCTCCAGCTGAAGACAGACCCTCCGTATTTGAGGCTTTAGCTCAGGACTCTTTGATGAGTGCAGTTAAACCTGCATTACTGCATGCTGTGAAG ATCCTTGCTACGTCTAACCCCGCTCGCTATGGAGTTCTTTGGAGGAGGTTTGATGAGATTTATGCTATCCTGGACATGTTACTGCAGCATCATTTCCTTTCCCGCACCAGCGCCTCGTTTTCGGAGAATTTCTACGGTCTGAAGCGTGTTGGAGAAGACAGCACACGTGCGGCTCATATGGGACTCCGGTGCAGACAGCACTGGCGCTCCTTGCTCCTTCTGGCCCTCCTTCCTTACCTACACAACAAACTGGAAAAAATCCTGGCTCGACAGAGAGACGAGGACGATTTCTCCATCCGCTTGCCTCAGTCCTTCATGCAGAAGTTGTACAGGGCTTTTTTGGCTGCGTACCCTTTTGTGTGCATGGCTTGGGATGGCTGGGTCTTTTGCCAACAGCTTTTGTATGTTTTCGGCAAAACACGGACACATTCTCCACTCCTGTGGCTGGCAGGGGTTAAACTCTCATATCTCACAGCTAATGACATACACAGCCTGGATCTTAAGCCTTCGGGCCCAGAACTGAGCCCCAGTCAAAG CTTTAGAGAGAAATTTCAGCACTTGGTCTCTACAGCGGTTGGTGGTGTGGCTGTGTCTCTGTCAACCAGCCTCTCGATTGGAGTGTTTTTTCTGCAGTTCCTGGAGTGGTGGTATTCATCTGAGAACCAGAGCACTGTTAAATCCTTGACCTCCCTTCCAACCCCTCCGCCGCCTCTCCACCTTCACAGCCAGGAGACGTCACACACGCACATCAAAGTCTGCCCGCTCTGCAGGAAAGTGCGCACCAATGACACTGCGCTTGCCACTTCAGGCTATGTGTTTTGTTACaagtgtatatatgtgtatgttaaAGCCAATCACAGGTGTCCCCTCACTGGCTACCCTTCAGGACTGCAACACCTCATTAAAATATACGCACCTGATGGATAG